One genomic region from uncultured Cohaesibacter sp. encodes:
- a CDS encoding DUF6693 family protein, whose protein sequence is MSGFKCEFQLLEALGLIILWIILSIITLGFGAVIAPYYLAKAPLNQTFLVDQHGGKLARVHVDFNLGQIIGHAVIWFILSIFTCGIAYIFYWFAVVRKLINSSVFLPVNTSSLPAE, encoded by the coding sequence ATGAGTGGTTTCAAATGTGAGTTTCAATTGTTAGAGGCTCTGGGGCTTATTATTCTCTGGATTATACTCAGCATTATCACCTTGGGTTTCGGTGCAGTTATTGCCCCTTATTATCTGGCAAAAGCACCGCTGAACCAGACATTCCTCGTGGATCAGCATGGCGGTAAACTGGCGCGCGTGCATGTCGACTTTAATCTGGGGCAGATTATAGGCCATGCCGTGATCTGGTTCATTCTGAGCATTTTTACCTGCGGCATTGCCTATATCTTCTATTGGTTCGCAGTGGTCCGCAAGTTGATCAATTCTTCGGTCTTCCTGCCAGTTAACACGAGTTCTTTACCGGCGGAATAA
- a CDS encoding pyruvate dehydrogenase complex E1 component subunit beta encodes MPIKVLMPALSPTMEEGNLAKWVKQEGDKVEIGDVIAEIETDKATMEVESVEEGTLGKIVVAEGTQGVKVNELIALILEEGEDASALDNVSTDAAPAAEEAPAAPASVPAEPKSEAPVTLPDVEEEPEVPEGTPMKTQTVREALRDGMVEEMRRDEDVFLMGEEVAQYQGAYKISQGMLDEFGERRVIDTPITEHGFTGLAAGAAMAGLRPIVEFMTFNFAMQAIDHIINSSAKTLYMSGGQIHNPIVFRGPNGAAARVAAQHSQDYTAWYSQVPGLVVVHPYSAADYKGLIKSAIRSDNPVVFLENEILYGHSFDVPDMDDFTVPLGKAKVARKGKDVTIVSFGMGMQHSLNAAEELAKEGIEAEVIDLRTIRPLDTETIIRSVIKTGRCVVVEEGWPQASTSSEVAFRVMDQAFDYLDAPVARVCGKDVPMPYASNLEKLALPTVAEVIGAVKAVTYTA; translated from the coding sequence ATGCCAATTAAAGTACTTATGCCGGCCCTCTCCCCAACCATGGAAGAAGGCAATCTGGCCAAGTGGGTCAAGCAAGAAGGTGACAAGGTCGAAATCGGCGACGTGATCGCAGAAATCGAAACCGACAAAGCCACCATGGAAGTCGAGTCTGTCGAAGAGGGCACTCTTGGCAAGATCGTCGTTGCTGAAGGCACCCAGGGTGTCAAAGTCAACGAACTGATCGCCCTGATCCTCGAAGAAGGCGAAGATGCTTCCGCTCTGGACAATGTTTCCACGGATGCCGCTCCGGCTGCTGAAGAAGCGCCAGCTGCACCGGCTTCGGTTCCTGCCGAGCCAAAATCCGAAGCACCGGTAACGTTGCCCGATGTTGAAGAAGAGCCGGAAGTGCCGGAAGGCACACCGATGAAAACCCAAACCGTTCGTGAAGCATTGCGTGACGGCATGGTCGAGGAAATGCGTCGCGATGAAGACGTCTTCCTGATGGGTGAAGAAGTGGCTCAGTATCAGGGTGCCTACAAGATTTCTCAGGGCATGCTGGACGAGTTCGGTGAGCGCCGCGTGATCGATACGCCAATCACCGAGCATGGCTTTACTGGTCTTGCTGCCGGTGCTGCGATGGCTGGTCTGCGTCCGATCGTCGAATTCATGACCTTCAACTTCGCCATGCAGGCAATCGACCACATCATCAACTCGTCCGCCAAGACGCTTTACATGTCTGGTGGCCAGATTCACAACCCGATCGTGTTCCGTGGTCCGAACGGCGCTGCTGCCCGCGTGGCTGCCCAGCACTCTCAGGATTATACCGCATGGTACAGCCAGGTTCCTGGCCTTGTTGTTGTGCATCCTTACAGCGCGGCTGACTATAAGGGCCTCATCAAGTCTGCAATCCGGTCTGACAACCCTGTTGTCTTTCTTGAGAACGAAATCCTCTATGGTCACAGCTTTGATGTGCCGGATATGGATGATTTCACTGTTCCTCTTGGTAAGGCCAAGGTTGCTCGTAAGGGTAAGGATGTAACCATCGTTTCCTTCGGCATGGGCATGCAGCATTCTCTTAATGCAGCTGAAGAACTGGCCAAGGAAGGTATCGAAGCCGAGGTCATCGACCTGCGTACGATCCGTCCTCTGGACACTGAAACAATCATCCGTTCGGTTATCAAGACCGGCCGCTGTGTTGTTGTCGAAGAAGGCTGGCCACAGGCTTCCACCTCTTCGGAAGTTGCTTTCCGCGTGATGGATCAGGCGTTCGATTATCTGGACGCACCGGTTGCTCGCGTTTGCGGCAAGGATGTTCCGATGCCTTACGCGTCAAACCTCGAAAAGCTGGCTCTGCCAACCGTTGCCGAGGTGATTGGTGCTGTTAAAGCTGTCACCTACACCGCTTAA
- a CDS encoding alpha/beta hydrolase: MARSQTIHTSKGPIEYASNGSSQAPACLLIHGGMGGIDQSALLGIATLGSCPAIRTIPLSRPGYLGSPLSGRKSPKEQADLFAGLLDELQIDRAAIMAISAGGPSAIEFAARYQDRCAALILVSCCTTLLPVKRAIRMRLGLMSLLSKSERAIAWLQKRARQDPAKTASRSISDPALLKQVKADTEAWPLMQALQDSLFDRMPQRLPGTINDTQQFSKERDISFACIQCPTLIIHGEKDPVVPFDHALIAQQAIKTAELHPLKNAEHVALFTHLEEIRSLVGSFLEAYQADKT; encoded by the coding sequence ATGGCTAGGAGCCAGACCATTCATACCAGCAAAGGCCCCATCGAATATGCAAGCAATGGAAGCAGCCAAGCTCCAGCCTGCCTTCTCATTCACGGAGGCATGGGCGGCATCGACCAAAGCGCCTTACTTGGCATCGCCACGCTTGGTTCGTGCCCCGCAATCAGAACAATCCCCCTATCCCGACCGGGCTATCTTGGCTCACCCCTCTCTGGCCGGAAATCTCCAAAAGAACAGGCCGACCTCTTTGCCGGCCTGCTGGATGAATTGCAGATAGACCGTGCGGCGATCATGGCCATATCAGCAGGAGGCCCATCAGCGATCGAATTTGCGGCGCGATATCAAGACAGATGCGCTGCACTCATACTTGTTTCATGCTGCACCACGCTTTTACCAGTCAAACGAGCCATTCGTATGAGGCTTGGCCTGATGAGTTTGCTATCGAAGTCCGAGAGAGCGATCGCATGGCTACAAAAGCGCGCCAGACAGGATCCGGCCAAAACGGCAAGCCGATCCATCTCAGATCCGGCATTGCTAAAGCAGGTAAAAGCCGACACGGAGGCATGGCCCCTAATGCAAGCCCTACAAGACAGTCTCTTTGACAGGATGCCGCAACGGCTCCCTGGCACCATCAATGACACTCAGCAGTTTAGCAAAGAAAGAGATATTTCCTTTGCTTGCATCCAGTGCCCAACCCTGATCATTCATGGAGAGAAGGATCCCGTCGTGCCGTTCGACCACGCCTTGATCGCACAACAGGCGATCAAGACTGCCGAGCTTCACCCTCTGAAGAATGCAGAGCATGTTGCATTATTTACGCATCTCGAAGAGATACGCAGCTTGGTCGGCTCTTTTCTCGAAGCGTATCAAGCAGACAAGACATAG
- a CDS encoding UbiD family decarboxylase — MHIHSRRLPVFTDLRDFIKFCEEQGELIRISEPVSMKLQATELQRRVMTKNGPALLIENPIKSDGTLSAMPALINLFGTVKRVAWSLGCNEEELIAFGEFLAYLRQPQPPERSEILHAIGPLLKAATSLRGKVQSRAQCQQVIHTGEDIDLDTLPIQTCWPEEPAPLITWPIVITKPAASDEIKSYNWGVYRIQQASKNTLIMRWLENRGGAAHFRQWKAQGQDMPIAIAIGSDPATIMGAVTPIPETLSEAQFSGLFRGKPTQLVKAKTQPLLVPANAEIVIEGTVSATETLPEGPYGDHTGYYNAVEQFPKVTVTGITHRKDPIYLSTYTGRAPDEPSVISEALNDVFMPLVRQAFPEVVDCWLPPETASYRVAVISIDKRYAGQARRVMMGMWSMLPQFNMTKLIIIVDSHINARSWEDVMWAVATKADPARDLLRVDNTPIDYLDFASPLEGLGGKLGIDATDKIGSETSREWGRELKMDPKTIHEVDDLVAKLKL, encoded by the coding sequence ATGCATATCCATAGCAGACGCCTTCCTGTTTTTACGGACCTGCGCGATTTCATTAAATTCTGCGAGGAGCAGGGTGAGCTGATCCGCATTTCAGAGCCGGTCAGCATGAAGCTTCAGGCAACGGAATTGCAGCGACGCGTCATGACAAAGAACGGCCCTGCCCTGTTGATAGAAAACCCGATCAAATCCGATGGCACACTCAGCGCCATGCCGGCATTGATCAATCTGTTTGGTACGGTCAAGCGAGTCGCCTGGTCGCTCGGCTGCAACGAAGAGGAACTCATCGCCTTTGGTGAATTCCTGGCCTATTTGCGCCAGCCTCAACCGCCCGAACGCTCAGAGATTCTTCATGCCATTGGCCCTCTACTCAAGGCAGCCACCAGCCTTAGAGGCAAAGTACAAAGCCGGGCGCAATGTCAGCAAGTGATCCATACCGGTGAGGATATCGATCTGGACACTCTCCCCATCCAGACCTGCTGGCCTGAAGAGCCTGCGCCGCTTATTACATGGCCCATTGTCATCACAAAGCCTGCCGCAAGTGACGAAATCAAGAGCTATAACTGGGGTGTCTACCGCATTCAGCAGGCCAGCAAGAACACGCTTATCATGCGTTGGCTGGAAAATCGCGGCGGAGCGGCACACTTCCGGCAATGGAAAGCGCAAGGGCAAGACATGCCCATCGCCATCGCTATTGGCAGCGACCCGGCAACGATCATGGGGGCAGTCACCCCCATTCCGGAAACCCTGAGCGAAGCACAATTCTCAGGCCTGTTCCGGGGCAAACCGACTCAGCTAGTCAAAGCCAAGACCCAGCCGCTGCTCGTGCCAGCCAATGCCGAAATCGTCATCGAGGGCACGGTATCCGCCACAGAAACTCTACCCGAAGGCCCATACGGCGATCACACAGGCTACTATAATGCCGTGGAGCAGTTCCCCAAGGTGACCGTCACCGGCATCACCCATCGCAAGGATCCGATCTATCTGTCGACCTACACAGGCCGCGCACCCGATGAACCCTCAGTTATTTCCGAAGCCCTCAACGATGTCTTCATGCCGCTGGTGCGACAGGCCTTCCCTGAAGTCGTCGATTGCTGGCTGCCACCAGAAACGGCCTCCTACCGCGTCGCCGTCATTTCCATTGACAAACGCTACGCCGGACAGGCCCGCCGTGTCATGATGGGCATGTGGTCGATGCTGCCGCAATTCAACATGACCAAGCTGATCATCATCGTTGATTCTCATATCAATGCCCGCAGCTGGGAAGATGTCATGTGGGCCGTTGCCACCAAGGCAGACCCTGCCCGCGATCTCTTGCGCGTGGACAACACCCCCATCGACTATCTCGACTTTGCCTCCCCCCTAGAAGGGCTCGGCGGCAAGCTGGGGATTGACGCAACTGACAAGATCGGGTCGGAAACGAGCCGTGAATGGGGTCGCGAATTGAAAATGGACCCGAAAACCATTCACGAGGTCGACGATCTGGTCGCCAAGCTCAAACTCTAA
- a CDS encoding GlsB/YeaQ/YmgE family stress response membrane protein, with product MGFIGWIIVGIIAGFIAEKVTDSNHGLLTNLVVGLIGAFVGGFIAGKFGIHFVNNAFLDTTIIATLGAILVLFVYQKVRS from the coding sequence ATGGGTTTTATCGGTTGGATTATTGTCGGCATTATCGCCGGATTCATTGCTGAAAAAGTGACAGATTCCAATCATGGCTTGCTCACAAACCTTGTTGTGGGGCTGATCGGGGCATTTGTCGGCGGTTTTATTGCTGGAAAGTTTGGTATCCATTTCGTCAATAACGCGTTTCTGGATACCACGATCATTGCGACACTCGGCGCAATTCTGGTGCTGTTTGTCTATCAGAAAGTTCGATCCTGA
- a CDS encoding DUF2087 domain-containing protein — protein MSKQTLPFQVDDISALAKSLKKAAGQANIAPSHVEWLNILARAAGYKNFQHFKANHAAEQRLATPSRPPETIDHHLIEQTLRHISPEATLLRWPSRKTQRGLCLWWLWSLFPAHASLTEGEVNTLLKSRNSFEDHAILRRALVDLQYLTRTANGAEYRRKEMPPPATARTFIQLMKARKEQTGTPSRT, from the coding sequence ATGTCTAAACAAACGCTTCCCTTTCAGGTCGACGACATTTCTGCGCTTGCCAAATCCCTTAAAAAGGCAGCCGGACAAGCCAACATTGCACCCAGTCATGTTGAATGGCTCAATATTTTGGCGCGGGCGGCCGGTTATAAGAATTTCCAACATTTCAAAGCCAATCACGCAGCAGAGCAGCGGCTGGCAACACCCTCAAGGCCGCCGGAGACAATTGATCATCACTTAATAGAACAAACCTTGCGCCATATAAGCCCTGAAGCAACTTTACTCCGTTGGCCAAGCAGGAAGACGCAAAGAGGCTTGTGCCTCTGGTGGCTCTGGTCTCTGTTCCCTGCTCACGCCTCGCTCACAGAAGGTGAGGTCAACACCTTGTTGAAGAGCAGGAATAGCTTTGAGGATCACGCGATCCTGCGCCGTGCTTTGGTGGACCTACAATATCTCACACGCACAGCAAACGGCGCCGAGTATCGACGCAAGGAAATGCCGCCGCCAGCAACGGCCCGCACCTTCATACAGCTGATGAAGGCCCGTAAGGAACAGACAGGCACACCATCCAGAACCTGA
- a CDS encoding septum formation initiator family protein, translating into MATRQRKNSVLRQLALPFFFLFVIAYFVYHTLHGGYGVYALAGMKVQADALEADLLSLRYQREAAEHRIALFRKDTLDPDMMDERARAYLDLADPNEIVIFNN; encoded by the coding sequence ATGGCAACACGCCAACGAAAAAATTCTGTATTGCGCCAGTTGGCGCTTCCCTTCTTTTTCCTGTTCGTCATCGCTTATTTCGTGTATCATACGCTGCATGGCGGCTATGGCGTGTATGCGCTTGCAGGTATGAAGGTGCAGGCTGACGCTTTGGAGGCTGATTTGCTCTCCTTGCGGTATCAGCGTGAAGCCGCCGAACATCGTATCGCCCTGTTCCGTAAGGATACTCTTGATCCTGACATGATGGACGAACGGGCCCGCGCCTATCTTGATCTCGCTGATCCGAATGAGATCGTTATTTTCAATAATTAA
- the pdhA gene encoding pyruvate dehydrogenase (acetyl-transferring) E1 component subunit alpha, translating into MAASASSAAKKAAKGASRTPVNRTIVEFDKDQELHAYREMLLIRRFEEKAGQLYGMGMIGGFCHLYIGQEAVVVGMQMASKDGDQVVTSYRDHGHMLACDMDPKGVMAELTGRKDGYSKGKGGSMHMFSREKNFFGGHGIVGAQVSIGTGLAFANQYRGNDNVSFIYMGDGASNQGQVYESFNMAKLWNLPAIYVIENNKYGMGTSVERSSSNTDLSQRGISFGIPGEQVDGMDVRAVMAAAERAIEWAREGKGPYILEMITYRYRGHSMSDPAKYRSKEEVQKMRNEHDPIEQVRQRLIDGGFATEDELKSIDKDIRAVVSNAADFAQSNPEPDESELWTDIYMPL; encoded by the coding sequence ATGGCAGCATCCGCGTCTAGCGCCGCCAAGAAGGCGGCGAAGGGGGCATCCCGCACCCCGGTTAATCGCACAATTGTAGAATTTGATAAGGATCAGGAACTTCACGCATATCGTGAAATGCTTTTGATCCGCCGTTTCGAAGAGAAAGCCGGCCAGCTTTATGGCATGGGCATGATCGGCGGCTTCTGTCACCTTTATATTGGACAGGAAGCAGTGGTCGTTGGCATGCAGATGGCATCCAAGGACGGCGATCAGGTGGTAACCTCTTATCGTGACCATGGGCATATGTTGGCCTGTGATATGGACCCCAAAGGGGTGATGGCCGAATTGACCGGCCGCAAAGACGGTTACTCCAAGGGTAAAGGCGGCTCGATGCATATGTTCAGCCGCGAGAAGAATTTCTTCGGCGGTCACGGCATCGTAGGGGCTCAGGTCTCTATCGGCACCGGCCTTGCTTTTGCCAACCAGTATCGTGGCAATGACAATGTCTCCTTTATTTATATGGGCGACGGCGCATCCAACCAGGGTCAGGTTTATGAAAGCTTCAACATGGCGAAGCTGTGGAACCTGCCTGCGATCTACGTGATCGAAAACAACAAATATGGCATGGGAACCTCGGTTGAGCGTTCTTCATCCAACACAGATCTTTCCCAGCGCGGTATTTCATTCGGCATCCCTGGTGAGCAGGTTGATGGCATGGACGTGCGCGCTGTTATGGCTGCCGCTGAACGCGCCATTGAATGGGCACGCGAAGGCAAGGGGCCTTATATCCTCGAAATGATCACCTATCGCTACCGCGGACACTCCATGTCCGACCCGGCGAAATATCGTTCCAAGGAAGAAGTGCAGAAAATGCGTAATGAGCATGATCCGATTGAGCAGGTGCGTCAGCGTCTGATTGATGGTGGTTTTGCTACCGAAGACGAGCTGAAGTCCATCGATAAGGATATTCGCGCAGTCGTCTCCAACGCTGCCGACTTTGCACAGTCCAATCCTGAGCCGGATGAATCCGAACTCTGGACCGATATTTATATGCCTCTGTAA
- a CDS encoding UbiX family flavin prenyltransferase encodes MQDRKKIGLVVTGASGSLLGFHAMKLMKALKESGQPLELHLLITSGGETTAKLELTEGQIEELKECADHCHDDHNLAASIASGSNPLDGLLFAPCSIRSLAAIAYCQTDRLSIRAADVMLKERRKLVLAVRETPLHLGHIQAMEQVTRMGGIIAPPVPAFYLKPESIDSMLEQSAARLLSQLDIDASSVLQRWS; translated from the coding sequence ATGCAGGACAGAAAAAAGATCGGCCTTGTTGTCACCGGCGCATCCGGCTCGCTTCTGGGCTTTCACGCCATGAAACTGATGAAAGCACTGAAAGAAAGCGGCCAGCCACTAGAGCTTCATCTGCTCATAACGTCTGGCGGAGAGACGACAGCGAAGCTCGAACTGACCGAAGGGCAAATCGAAGAGCTCAAGGAATGTGCCGACCATTGCCATGACGATCACAATCTGGCCGCGTCCATCGCTTCCGGCTCCAATCCCCTTGATGGCCTGCTTTTTGCGCCCTGCTCCATTCGCAGCCTTGCCGCCATTGCCTATTGCCAGACCGACAGGCTATCGATACGAGCGGCAGACGTGATGTTGAAGGAGCGCCGCAAACTTGTGCTGGCCGTTCGGGAAACCCCGCTGCATCTGGGACACATTCAGGCCATGGAGCAAGTAACCCGCATGGGCGGGATCATAGCTCCGCCGGTTCCGGCCTTCTATCTCAAACCAGAAAGCATTGACTCCATGCTTGAGCAAAGCGCCGCACGCCTGCTCTCCCAGCTTGATATCGATGCCTCCTCCGTTTTGCAGCGCTGGAGCTAG
- a CDS encoding pyruvate dehydrogenase complex dihydrolipoamide acetyltransferase, producing the protein MPVTITMPALSPTMESGTLAKWLVKEGDEITSGDVIAEIETDKATMEVEAVDEGTIGKILVESGTADVAVNAPIALLLEEGEDASALDGFDAGAPAAAPAADAAPAKEEAAPAAAAPEANVAAGPAPTAADGNRIFSSPLARRLAKLNDLDLAKISGTGPRGRIVKRDVDAAIEAGTAKAGAPAAADAPKAAAAPAPAAAAPAGPSDEQVLKNFAEGSYELVPHDGMRKTIAKRLTEAKQTIPHFYVSVDCQLDDLLALRSQLNNSAPRKDDKPTYKLSVNDMVIKALALALRDVPDANVSWTSDNMVKHKHVDVGVAVSIEGGLITPIIRKAEEKALSTISNEMKDMGKRAKERKLKPEEYQGGTTAVSNMGMMGVKSFSAVVNPPHSTILAVGAGEKRPVIDGDEIKVATVMTVTLSTDHRTVDGALGAELLKAFKGYIENPMSMLV; encoded by the coding sequence ATGCCTGTAACAATTACGATGCCGGCCCTTTCTCCAACCATGGAGAGCGGTACGCTTGCCAAATGGCTGGTGAAAGAAGGCGACGAGATCACTTCCGGTGATGTCATTGCTGAAATCGAAACCGACAAGGCAACCATGGAAGTGGAGGCTGTTGACGAAGGCACCATCGGCAAGATTCTTGTCGAGTCTGGTACCGCTGACGTTGCTGTGAATGCTCCGATTGCCCTGCTTCTGGAAGAAGGTGAAGACGCCTCTGCACTGGACGGCTTTGACGCTGGTGCCCCGGCTGCTGCGCCTGCTGCTGATGCGGCTCCGGCCAAGGAAGAGGCTGCCCCTGCGGCTGCTGCTCCTGAAGCCAATGTGGCTGCTGGCCCTGCGCCAACGGCTGCTGATGGCAACCGCATCTTCTCTTCTCCGCTTGCTCGTCGTCTGGCCAAACTCAATGATCTGGATCTGGCCAAGATCTCCGGCACCGGCCCGCGTGGCCGTATCGTCAAGCGCGATGTGGATGCTGCGATTGAAGCTGGCACTGCCAAAGCCGGTGCTCCGGCTGCTGCAGACGCACCAAAAGCGGCTGCTGCTCCGGCTCCTGCCGCTGCTGCTCCTGCCGGTCCGTCCGACGAACAGGTTCTCAAGAACTTCGCAGAAGGTTCTTACGAGCTGGTTCCGCACGATGGCATGCGCAAGACCATTGCAAAACGCCTGACCGAAGCCAAGCAGACCATTCCGCACTTCTATGTGTCGGTTGACTGCCAACTGGATGACCTGCTCGCTCTGCGCAGCCAGCTGAACAATTCGGCTCCGCGCAAAGACGACAAGCCGACCTACAAGCTTTCAGTCAACGATATGGTGATCAAGGCTCTGGCTCTTGCTCTGCGTGATGTGCCAGATGCCAACGTCTCCTGGACGTCTGACAACATGGTCAAACACAAGCATGTTGACGTGGGTGTTGCTGTTTCCATCGAAGGTGGTCTGATCACTCCGATCATTCGTAAGGCTGAGGAAAAAGCCCTGTCCACCATCTCCAACGAGATGAAAGACATGGGCAAGCGCGCTAAGGAACGCAAGCTTAAACCTGAAGAATATCAGGGTGGTACAACCGCTGTGTCCAACATGGGCATGATGGGCGTCAAGAGCTTCTCTGCCGTGGTGAACCCACCGCATTCGACCATTCTGGCCGTGGGTGCTGGTGAGAAACGTCCGGTGATTGATGGTGACGAAATCAAGGTTGCGACCGTGATGACCGTTACCCTGTCTACCGACCACCGCACCGTGGATGGTGCTCTGGGCGCTGAGCTGCTCAAAGCATTCAAGGGTTACATCGAAAACCCGATGAGCATGTTGGTCTAA
- the lpdA gene encoding dihydrolipoyl dehydrogenase, protein MAQTEFDVIIVGSGPGGYVTAIRSAQLGLKTAIVEKNELGGICLNWGCIPTKALLRSAEIYHFMQNAKDYGLSAEGVSFDLQKVVERSRGVSKQLNTGVGFLMKKNKVTVIKGEAVLEGKGSLTVSGDDAGTYKAKHIILATGARPRVLPGLEPDQKLIWTYFNALKPDIMPKSLLVVGSGAIGIEFASFFNTMGADVTVVEMMPKILPVEDDEISGMARKSLEKQGIKILTEAKVTGVKKGGNNVEATIEKKGGKTEVIKADRIISAVGVQGNIENLGLEKLGIKTDRGCIVIDAYGRTNVEGVYAIGDVAGPPMLAHKAEHEGTICVEKIAGLKPHPMNKSTIPGCTYCHPQVSSVGLTEQACKEKGLDVRVGRFPFIANGKAIALGEPEGMIKTIFDKKTGQLLGAHMIGAEVTELIQGFCVAMGLETTEEELMETIFPHPTLSEMMPESVRDAYGRVIQT, encoded by the coding sequence ATGGCACAGACTGAATTTGACGTAATTATAGTCGGTTCTGGACCCGGTGGTTATGTGACTGCCATTCGCTCGGCGCAGCTTGGTCTCAAAACGGCAATCGTTGAAAAGAACGAACTGGGTGGCATCTGCCTTAACTGGGGCTGCATCCCGACCAAGGCTCTGCTTCGTTCCGCAGAAATCTATCACTTCATGCAGAATGCCAAGGATTATGGCCTTTCTGCTGAAGGCGTAAGCTTTGACCTGCAGAAGGTTGTCGAGCGCTCCCGTGGCGTTTCCAAGCAGCTGAACACAGGCGTTGGCTTCCTGATGAAGAAGAACAAGGTCACCGTGATCAAGGGTGAAGCTGTTCTTGAAGGCAAAGGCTCGCTCACTGTTTCCGGTGACGATGCTGGTACCTACAAAGCCAAGCACATCATTCTGGCGACCGGTGCTCGTCCGCGCGTTCTGCCGGGTCTAGAGCCGGACCAGAAACTGATCTGGACCTATTTCAACGCTCTCAAGCCGGACATCATGCCGAAAAGCCTGCTGGTTGTTGGCTCCGGCGCGATTGGTATCGAATTTGCCAGCTTCTTCAACACCATGGGTGCTGATGTAACGGTCGTTGAAATGATGCCGAAGATCCTGCCGGTCGAAGATGATGAAATCTCCGGTATGGCGCGCAAGTCCCTTGAAAAGCAGGGTATCAAGATCCTGACCGAAGCCAAGGTGACGGGCGTCAAGAAGGGCGGCAATAATGTCGAGGCTACCATCGAGAAGAAAGGTGGCAAGACCGAAGTCATCAAGGCTGACCGTATCATTTCTGCTGTCGGCGTTCAGGGCAATATCGAGAATCTCGGCCTTGAAAAGCTTGGCATCAAAACCGATCGTGGCTGCATCGTGATTGACGCATATGGTCGCACCAATGTTGAAGGTGTCTATGCGATTGGCGACGTTGCTGGTCCTCCGATGCTGGCCCACAAAGCCGAGCATGAAGGCACCATTTGCGTTGAGAAAATCGCAGGCCTCAAGCCTCATCCAATGAACAAGAGCACGATCCCGGGTTGCACCTATTGCCATCCGCAGGTTTCCTCTGTTGGTCTCACCGAACAGGCCTGCAAGGAAAAAGGGCTCGACGTTCGCGTTGGTCGCTTCCCATTCATCGCCAACGGCAAGGCCATTGCGCTTGGTGAGCCGGAAGGCATGATCAAGACCATCTTTGACAAGAAGACCGGCCAGTTGCTCGGTGCCCACATGATTGGTGCTGAAGTGACCGAGCTTATTCAGGGCTTCTGTGTTGCCATGGGGCTTGAGACCACTGAAGAAGAGCTGATGGAAACCATCTTCCCGCATCCGACCCTTTCGGAAATGATGCCGGAATCGGTTCGCGACGCTTATGGTCGTGTGATCCAGACGTGA